One Mycobacterium sp. SMC-4 DNA window includes the following coding sequences:
- a CDS encoding class I SAM-dependent methyltransferase, which produces MSDQPARPAVNHHRDHPGFSGPTGALCALVFLLTGRRPAQRAVALTAVTAADHVVDVGCGPGTAVRRAARCGARATGVDPSATMLRVGRAIPRRAGVALVQGDAEALPLADSSATVLWALATVHHWHDVEAGLAEAHRVLAPGGRLLAVERQSPPRATGFASHGWTGEQAQVFAQLCRAAGFADVAVNTDHVGRRPVWAVSASRP; this is translated from the coding sequence ATGTCCGACCAACCGGCCCGCCCAGCGGTCAACCACCACCGCGACCATCCTGGGTTCAGCGGCCCCACCGGTGCCCTGTGTGCGCTGGTCTTCCTGTTGACCGGCCGGCGTCCCGCCCAGCGGGCCGTCGCGTTGACCGCGGTGACGGCCGCAGACCACGTCGTCGACGTCGGGTGCGGCCCCGGCACGGCGGTGCGCCGGGCCGCCCGCTGTGGTGCCCGCGCCACCGGTGTCGACCCGTCGGCGACGATGCTCAGAGTGGGTCGAGCAATACCTCGTCGTGCCGGCGTCGCCCTGGTCCAAGGCGATGCCGAGGCGCTTCCGTTGGCCGACTCCTCGGCGACTGTCTTGTGGGCGCTGGCCACGGTGCACCATTGGCATGACGTGGAGGCGGGCCTGGCCGAGGCGCACCGGGTGCTCGCTCCCGGCGGGCGACTGCTGGCCGTGGAACGCCAGAGTCCGCCCAGGGCCACCGGATTCGCCAGCCACGGCTGGACGGGCGAACAGGCGCAGGTTTTCGCACAATTGTGCCGGGCGGCGGGGTTCGCCGACGTCGCGGTCAACACCGACCACGTCGGACGGCGCCCGGTCTGGGCCGTCAGCGCTTCTCGGCCCTGA
- a CDS encoding enoyl-CoA hydratase yields the protein MSQDDILLTETRDRIRTLTLNRPQARNALSAALRSRFFDALRQAQADEDIDVVIVTGADPVFCAGLDLKELGDTTELPDISPKWPPMSKPVIGAINGPAVTGGLELTLYCDILIASEQARFADTHARVGLLPTWGLSVRLPQKVGVGMARRMSMTGDYLSADEALRCGLVTQVVPHEQLLDTARQIATSIVGNNQKAVRALLASYHHIDDLQTSSALWQEAAAAREWMSSATGDDIAASRSAVIERGRSQVR from the coding sequence ATGAGCCAAGACGACATCCTGCTGACCGAGACCCGCGACCGGATCAGGACGCTGACGCTGAACCGCCCCCAGGCGCGCAATGCGCTCTCGGCGGCACTGCGGTCGCGGTTCTTCGACGCACTGCGACAAGCACAGGCCGACGAGGACATCGATGTCGTCATCGTCACCGGCGCCGACCCCGTGTTCTGCGCCGGGTTGGACCTCAAGGAGCTCGGCGACACCACCGAGCTGCCCGACATCTCGCCCAAATGGCCGCCGATGAGCAAACCCGTCATCGGCGCGATCAACGGTCCCGCGGTGACCGGCGGCCTGGAGCTGACGCTGTACTGCGACATCCTCATCGCCTCCGAGCAGGCCCGCTTCGCCGACACCCACGCCCGGGTCGGTCTGCTGCCGACGTGGGGGTTGTCGGTGCGGTTGCCGCAGAAGGTCGGAGTCGGGATGGCGCGCCGGATGAGCATGACCGGTGACTACCTGTCGGCCGACGAGGCGCTGCGCTGCGGGCTGGTCACCCAGGTGGTGCCGCACGAGCAACTGCTCGACACCGCGCGCCAGATCGCCACGTCGATCGTCGGCAACAACCAGAAGGCGGTGCGGGCCCTGCTGGCGTCCTACCACCACATCGATGACCTGCAGACCAGCTCGGCGCTGTGGCAGGAGGCGGCCGCGGCGCGGGAATGGATGAGCAGCGCGACCGGTGACGACATCGCGGCCAGCAGAAGCGCGGTCATCGAACGGGGTCGCTCGCAGGTCCGCTAA
- a CDS encoding DUF2277 domain-containing protein has protein sequence MCRNITELRGLEPAVTDEEIEAAARQYVRKVSGISRPSGANVDAFEIAVAEVSASTRRLLSGLAPRKQPPKTVPPLRRPEVRARMTRT, from the coding sequence ATGTGCCGAAACATCACCGAGCTGCGCGGCTTGGAGCCCGCGGTCACCGACGAGGAGATCGAGGCCGCCGCGCGCCAGTACGTCCGCAAGGTCAGCGGCATCTCCCGGCCCTCCGGGGCCAACGTCGACGCCTTCGAGATCGCCGTCGCCGAGGTCAGCGCATCCACTCGGCGATTGTTGAGCGGTTTGGCACCACGCAAGCAGCCGCCGAAAACTGTTCCGCCGCTGCGTCGTCCAGAGGTCCGAGCCCGTATGACCAGGACATGA
- a CDS encoding DUF1802 family protein produces the protein MSQPALKEWSAAVHALLDGRQTVLLRKGGIHEKRFEVVPEAAASRFVLFPTVAHSHARRVRPDHHDLLGPAAADSTEDAVVLRAGARVVAAVDVHRPENLDAIAIHHIWTDESVRTDRLDFRPRHRLTVLVVSAAPLSEPVRLTRTPDYRGCVSWVTLPVEPDWGQPVHSEAALEEIAQQVRASVG, from the coding sequence ATGAGTCAGCCGGCACTCAAAGAATGGAGTGCGGCGGTTCATGCACTGCTCGACGGCAGACAGACGGTGTTGTTGCGCAAAGGTGGCATCCACGAGAAACGCTTCGAGGTGGTTCCCGAGGCCGCTGCGTCACGTTTCGTGCTGTTTCCGACGGTCGCGCACAGCCATGCCCGCCGGGTCCGCCCCGACCATCACGACCTGCTGGGACCCGCGGCCGCCGACAGCACCGAGGACGCGGTGGTGCTGCGGGCCGGTGCTCGCGTGGTCGCGGCAGTCGACGTGCACCGGCCGGAGAATCTCGATGCCATCGCCATCCACCACATCTGGACCGATGAATCCGTGCGCACCGACCGGCTGGACTTCCGGCCGCGACATCGGTTGACGGTTCTCGTCGTGTCGGCCGCACCCCTGAGCGAACCCGTGCGGCTGACGCGCACGCCTGACTATCGCGGGTGCGTCAGCTGGGTCACGCTCCCGGTTGAGCCGGACTGGGGACAGCCGGTGCATTCCGAGGCCGCCCTCGAGGAGATCGCGCAGCAGGTGCGCGCCTCAGTCGGCTGA
- a CDS encoding CocE/NonD family hydrolase: protein MSSRISRRARHTLSRVLELPAPVCDFDVHRSVSVPMRDGVNLIADHYAPQTAQPAGTLLVRGPYGRGYPFSALFGAVYAARGYHVLIQSVRGTYGSGGRFDPFVNEIADGADTAAWLREQPWFTGSFATMGLSYLGFTQWALLIDPPPELKAAVITVGPDDVSGPRWGTGSFGLNDFLGWSDLVGRQEDTSRVRTLVRQIGAQRRVTKASLELPLGTASRELLGDSAPWFESWLDHPDRDDPFWTRLHLRDRLDRAEVPVLLLTGWQDLFVDQTLEHYRILTERGVPTGLTVGPWTHGHMMTSAAPTVLRESLDWLATHLGQAQPARRAPVRVHLAGRGWMELPDWPPAMPEQVLYPQPGGGLAPTAPEPGASQTFIYNPADPTPTVGGRLLSPVGGYRDDTALARRADVLTFTSAPVHDDLHLVGAPVLEVQHSCANPHNDLFVRISQVDAKGRSRNISDGYVASATDSGVVGIELDPVAWTVPAGHRIRVLIAGGSHPRFLRNLGTGEPVATATTVRTARHTVHLGAQTRLVLPAGPRPPSAD from the coding sequence GTGAGCTCTCGCATTTCGCGCCGTGCCCGCCACACCCTCAGCCGTGTCCTCGAACTGCCGGCACCCGTCTGCGACTTCGACGTCCACCGATCGGTCTCGGTGCCGATGCGCGACGGTGTGAACCTGATCGCCGATCACTATGCGCCGCAGACCGCGCAGCCGGCCGGCACCCTGCTGGTGCGCGGACCCTACGGGCGGGGCTATCCGTTCTCGGCGCTGTTCGGCGCGGTCTACGCCGCGCGCGGCTACCACGTCCTCATCCAAAGTGTCCGTGGCACTTACGGTTCGGGAGGCCGGTTCGACCCGTTCGTCAACGAGATCGCCGACGGCGCGGACACCGCCGCCTGGCTGCGCGAACAACCGTGGTTCACCGGCAGCTTCGCGACCATGGGGCTGTCCTACCTCGGCTTTACCCAGTGGGCTCTGCTCATCGACCCACCACCGGAACTCAAAGCCGCGGTGATCACCGTCGGGCCCGACGATGTCAGCGGACCGCGTTGGGGCACCGGATCGTTCGGACTCAACGACTTCCTCGGCTGGAGTGATCTTGTCGGTCGCCAGGAGGACACCAGTCGGGTGCGCACCCTGGTGCGCCAGATCGGCGCCCAACGGCGGGTCACCAAGGCATCCCTTGAACTTCCGCTGGGAACCGCGAGTCGCGAACTGCTCGGCGACAGCGCTCCGTGGTTCGAATCGTGGCTGGATCATCCCGACCGCGACGATCCGTTCTGGACCCGGCTGCACCTGCGCGACCGGCTGGACCGGGCCGAGGTTCCCGTGCTGTTGCTCACAGGGTGGCAGGACCTGTTTGTCGACCAGACCCTGGAGCACTACCGCATCCTGACCGAACGCGGCGTGCCCACCGGGCTCACGGTCGGCCCGTGGACGCATGGCCACATGATGACCAGCGCCGCACCGACGGTGTTGCGCGAGTCGCTGGACTGGCTCGCGACACATCTGGGCCAGGCGCAGCCAGCGCGCCGCGCCCCGGTACGGGTCCACCTGGCCGGGCGCGGCTGGATGGAGCTGCCCGACTGGCCGCCGGCGATGCCCGAGCAGGTGCTCTATCCTCAGCCGGGCGGCGGGCTGGCCCCCACAGCGCCCGAGCCTGGCGCATCGCAGACCTTCATCTACAACCCGGCCGATCCGACACCCACGGTCGGGGGGCGACTGCTCTCTCCGGTCGGCGGCTACCGCGACGACACCGCACTGGCCCGCCGCGCCGACGTCCTGACCTTCACCAGCGCACCGGTGCATGATGACCTGCACCTGGTCGGCGCACCCGTGCTGGAGGTGCAGCACTCGTGCGCCAATCCGCACAATGATCTGTTCGTGCGCATCAGTCAGGTCGACGCGAAGGGCAGATCCCGCAACATCAGCGACGGATATGTGGCCTCGGCAACCGACAGTGGTGTGGTGGGCATCGAACTCGACCCGGTGGCGTGGACAGTCCCGGCGGGCCACCGGATCCGGGTGCTGATCGCCGGTGGTTCGCATCCGCGCTTCCTGCGCAATCTCGGGACCGGAGAACCTGTCGCGACGGCAACCACAGTCAGAACCGCACGCCACACCGTGCACCTCGGTGCGCAGACCCGACTGGTGTTGCCCGCCGGTCCTCGGCCGCCGTCAGCCGACTGA
- a CDS encoding TetR/AcrR family transcriptional regulator translates to MDEPSRRRTRVYQSPARRKQAEQTRDRIVAAGSELVHQYRSWDWRELTFRAVAERAGVGERTVYRHFPTERELHDAVMHRLEDEAGIAYEDVDLVNLTETTRRFFASLQRFTVERTVRRSDQPVFTGAEQRRAQALLRAVAAAAPDWPEHRHRAVAGLLDVLWNLPAYELLVDAWEMTPAAAAESLTWLIDRVIAAIEAGEAPMTGQ, encoded by the coding sequence ATGGATGAGCCGTCAAGACGTCGCACCCGGGTCTACCAGAGCCCGGCGCGCCGCAAACAGGCCGAGCAGACCCGGGATCGCATCGTCGCCGCCGGTAGCGAACTGGTACACCAGTACCGGAGCTGGGATTGGCGCGAGCTCACCTTCCGCGCCGTCGCCGAGCGCGCCGGAGTCGGTGAACGTACGGTCTACCGGCACTTCCCCACCGAGCGCGAGCTGCACGACGCGGTGATGCACCGACTCGAGGACGAGGCCGGAATCGCCTATGAAGACGTCGATCTGGTCAATCTCACCGAGACGACACGCCGATTCTTCGCCTCGCTGCAACGGTTCACCGTCGAGCGGACCGTGCGCCGATCCGACCAACCGGTGTTCACCGGTGCCGAGCAACGCAGAGCACAGGCGCTGCTACGCGCGGTCGCCGCGGCGGCCCCGGACTGGCCGGAGCACCGGCACCGCGCCGTTGCCGGGCTTCTGGACGTGCTGTGGAACCTACCCGCCTACGAACTGCTCGTCGACGCGTGGGAGATGACGCCGGCAGCCGCTGCGGAGTCGCTGACATGGCTCATCGACAGGGTCATCGCAGCCATCGAGGCCGGCGAAGCGCCGATGACCGGCCAGTAG
- a CDS encoding sulfotransferase yields the protein MASPEQLLHAAADQTGLDDFGDDGFREGLEVLLGALDREARLNDRGAAFLYPRLIGYLRQRLHVEDWYRRHPEIDDEPLTAPLFGLGLPRTGSTALSFLLAQDPNVRYLHRWEAAQPCPPPSTVLGADPRVPAGLKVVAGSRHHVPTDPDGPAECLDLMALDFTSQIFQAFAHIPSYSQWLVDRADFSSTYRYERRVLKLLQWGGPARPWRLKSPAHVLSLTHLDHVFPDARFVMTHRDPTDVMVSVAEVYADIVGGFSDHVDRCYLGELNVHQWSVGMERAVAFRAEGADDRFFDIDFRAMAADPVGEVRALYTWLGEAVTDEFESGMRDWWARNAQNREPRPVVEASDFGLDPERIRPRFADYTACATCWTSRPGR from the coding sequence GTGGCATCGCCGGAGCAGTTGTTGCACGCAGCGGCAGATCAGACCGGGCTGGACGACTTCGGCGACGATGGCTTCCGGGAAGGCCTCGAGGTCCTCCTCGGCGCGCTCGATCGGGAGGCACGACTCAACGATCGGGGCGCGGCGTTCCTGTACCCACGGCTCATCGGGTATTTGCGCCAACGCCTTCATGTCGAGGACTGGTATCGCCGTCACCCCGAGATCGACGATGAACCCCTCACGGCGCCGTTGTTCGGCTTGGGGCTGCCGCGCACCGGGTCCACGGCGCTGTCGTTCCTGCTCGCGCAAGATCCGAACGTGCGTTACCTGCACCGTTGGGAGGCTGCGCAGCCGTGCCCGCCTCCGTCGACCGTCCTCGGCGCCGACCCCCGCGTTCCGGCCGGACTGAAGGTCGTCGCCGGCAGCCGCCACCACGTGCCGACGGACCCGGACGGCCCGGCTGAATGCCTGGACCTGATGGCACTGGATTTCACATCGCAGATCTTCCAGGCCTTCGCCCACATCCCGAGCTATTCGCAGTGGCTCGTGGACCGAGCGGATTTCAGCTCGACCTACCGCTATGAGCGGAGAGTGCTCAAACTCCTGCAGTGGGGCGGACCGGCCCGGCCGTGGCGGCTGAAGTCACCCGCCCATGTCCTGTCGCTGACCCATCTCGACCACGTGTTCCCCGACGCCCGCTTCGTGATGACCCACCGGGATCCCACCGACGTGATGGTGTCGGTCGCCGAGGTCTACGCCGACATCGTCGGTGGTTTCAGTGACCACGTCGACCGGTGCTACCTGGGTGAACTCAATGTTCACCAGTGGTCGGTCGGGATGGAGCGGGCAGTGGCATTCCGGGCCGAGGGGGCCGATGACAGATTCTTCGACATCGACTTTCGTGCCATGGCGGCGGATCCGGTCGGCGAGGTGCGCGCGTTGTACACCTGGCTCGGCGAGGCCGTCACCGACGAGTTCGAATCCGGCATGCGCGACTGGTGGGCGCGCAACGCGCAGAACCGCGAACCCAGGCCGGTCGTCGAGGCGTCGGACTTCGGATTGGACCCCGAACGGATCAGACCGCGATTCGCCGACTACACGGCGTGCGCGACATGCTGGACCAGCCGGCCGGGGAGGTGA
- a CDS encoding DUF3558 domain-containing protein, whose translation MLAKLRLLSVLCTLLVAVIVVWQTDPLSEPGTAPVQLRSTDAPLTTIKYPVVETVDPSPFEPCRDIPLDVVQRIGLAYTPPTPEDSLRCKFDAGNYQMAVEAFVWRTYEQTLPPDAVELDINGHRAAQYWIMKPTDWNNRWWVTCMIAFKTDYGVIQQSLFYSPIYSEPNPDCMQTNLQRAHELSPYYIY comes from the coding sequence ATGCTCGCCAAACTGCGACTGCTCTCGGTGCTGTGCACGTTGCTGGTGGCGGTGATCGTGGTCTGGCAGACCGATCCGCTCAGCGAACCCGGCACGGCACCGGTGCAGCTACGTTCTACCGACGCGCCGTTGACCACGATCAAGTACCCGGTCGTCGAAACCGTCGATCCCAGCCCGTTCGAACCCTGCCGCGACATCCCCCTTGACGTGGTGCAACGCATCGGCCTGGCATACACACCGCCCACGCCCGAGGACAGCCTGCGCTGCAAGTTCGACGCCGGCAATTATCAAATGGCCGTCGAAGCGTTCGTGTGGCGCACCTACGAGCAGACCCTGCCGCCCGATGCCGTGGAGCTCGACATCAACGGTCACCGCGCAGCGCAGTACTGGATCATGAAACCCACCGATTGGAACAACCGGTGGTGGGTCACCTGCATGATCGCGTTCAAAACCGACTACGGCGTGATCCAGCAGTCGCTGTTCTACTCCCCCATCTACAGCGAGCCCAACCCGGACTGCATGCAGACCAACCTGCAGCGCGCGCACGAACTCAGCCCGTATTACATCTACTGA
- a CDS encoding metallophosphoesterase: MTDDRRPTLWAVSDLHTGHTGNKPVTESLFPASPDDWLIVAGDVAERTDEIRWALDLLRKRFAKVIWVPGNHELWTTNRDPMQIFGKARYDYLVDMCDQMGIVTPEHPYPVWTEEGGPATIVPMFLLYDYSFLPAGAGTKAEGLAIAKERNIVGTDEYLLSAEPYATRDAWCRERIAYTRGRLEDLDWMMPTVQVNHFPMVREPCDAMFYPEFALWCGTTATADWHTRYNAVCSVYGHLHIPRTTWYDGVRFEEVSVGYPREWRRRKPYRWLRQILPDPKYSPGFLNEFGGHFQITQEMRDHAAKMAQRIKDRA; encoded by the coding sequence GTGACTGACGACCGACGCCCGACTCTGTGGGCGGTCAGTGACCTCCACACCGGACACACCGGAAACAAGCCGGTGACCGAGTCGCTGTTCCCGGCCTCGCCCGATGACTGGCTGATCGTCGCCGGTGACGTCGCCGAGCGCACCGACGAGATCCGCTGGGCGCTGGATCTGCTGCGCAAACGCTTCGCGAAGGTGATCTGGGTTCCGGGCAACCATGAGCTGTGGACCACCAACCGCGACCCGATGCAGATCTTCGGCAAGGCGCGCTACGACTACCTGGTCGACATGTGCGATCAGATGGGCATCGTCACTCCCGAACATCCCTATCCGGTGTGGACCGAAGAGGGCGGGCCCGCGACCATCGTGCCGATGTTCCTGCTCTACGACTACTCGTTCCTGCCCGCCGGCGCCGGAACCAAGGCCGAGGGTCTGGCGATCGCCAAGGAACGCAACATCGTGGGTACTGACGAGTACCTGCTCTCAGCCGAGCCGTATGCCACCCGCGACGCCTGGTGCCGCGAACGCATCGCCTACACCCGCGGCCGTCTCGAGGACCTCGACTGGATGATGCCGACCGTGCAGGTCAACCACTTCCCGATGGTGCGCGAACCCTGTGACGCGATGTTCTATCCGGAATTCGCCCTGTGGTGCGGAACCACCGCGACCGCCGACTGGCACACCCGCTACAACGCGGTGTGCTCGGTGTACGGGCACCTGCACATCCCGCGAACCACCTGGTATGACGGCGTCCGGTTCGAGGAGGTGTCGGTGGGCTATCCGCGGGAGTGGCGGCGCCGCAAGCCCTACCGCTGGCTGCGCCAGATCCTGCCCGACCCGAAGTACAGTCCCGGATTCCTCAACGAGTTCGGTGGGCATTTCCAGATCACCCAGGAGATGCGCGACCACGCCGCCAAGATGGCGCAGCGGATCAAGGATCGAGCGTGA
- a CDS encoding 4'-phosphopantetheinyl transferase: MIAAQLLAGVLPGGIDALAAAEMYSDAPELAALPEEEPLIAKSVAKRRNEFITVRHCARLALVDLGEQPVPILKGEKGEPRWPAGVVGSLTHCEGYRGAAVARCEQVRSVGIDAEPHDVLPRGVLDAISLPVERSELAALPPGVHWDRVLFCAKEATYKAWFPLTRRWLGFEDAHISFEVDNRGRSGRFTSRILIDAQATSGPPLLTLSGRWAVRDGIALTAIVL; this comes from the coding sequence GTGATCGCCGCGCAACTGTTGGCCGGTGTGCTGCCCGGTGGTATCGATGCGCTGGCAGCGGCCGAAATGTACTCCGACGCTCCCGAACTCGCTGCGCTACCGGAGGAGGAGCCACTGATCGCCAAGTCAGTGGCCAAGCGTCGCAACGAGTTCATCACCGTGCGCCACTGCGCTCGCCTGGCGTTGGTCGACCTCGGTGAGCAGCCGGTGCCGATTCTCAAGGGCGAGAAGGGTGAACCCCGCTGGCCCGCCGGTGTCGTCGGCAGCCTCACCCACTGCGAGGGTTATCGAGGCGCGGCGGTCGCCCGGTGCGAGCAGGTTCGCTCGGTGGGCATCGACGCCGAACCGCACGACGTGCTGCCCCGGGGCGTACTCGACGCGATCAGCCTGCCCGTCGAGCGCTCTGAACTTGCTGCGTTGCCCCCCGGGGTGCATTGGGACCGGGTGCTGTTCTGCGCCAAGGAGGCAACCTACAAGGCCTGGTTTCCACTGACCCGGCGCTGGCTGGGCTTCGAGGATGCCCACATCAGCTTCGAGGTCGACAACCGGGGCCGTTCGGGGCGCTTCACGTCGAGAATCCTGATCGACGCGCAGGCAACGTCCGGACCTCCGCTGCTGACCCTGTCGGGCCGGTGGGCCGTCCGCGACGGGATCGCGCTGACGGCAATCGTGCTGTGA
- the truB gene encoding tRNA pseudouridine(55) synthase TruB — translation MTSHDVVARCRRLFGTRKVGHAGTLDPMATGVLVIGIERATKILGLLTATDKSYNATFRLGQATSTEDAEGELLQSISAAGITDEEISAAIAAWRGAVEQVPSTVSAIKVGGTRSYQLAREGRAVELAARAVRIDRFDVLAVHRDGDLPDVVDVDVAVDCSSGTYIRALARDVGSALGVGAHLTALRRTRVGSFGLEQARTLEQLADAAELSYSLDEACLQAFARRDISAEDAEHVSHGRPLAPAGIPGVYAAVAPDATVMALLSDERERTRSVVVVRPATL, via the coding sequence ATGACCAGCCACGATGTCGTCGCACGGTGCCGGCGGCTGTTCGGCACCCGAAAGGTGGGTCACGCCGGCACGCTGGACCCGATGGCCACCGGGGTCCTGGTCATCGGTATCGAGCGCGCCACCAAGATTCTGGGTCTGCTCACCGCCACCGACAAGTCGTACAACGCCACGTTCCGGCTCGGCCAGGCGACGTCCACCGAGGACGCTGAAGGTGAACTGCTGCAATCTATTTCGGCGGCCGGGATCACCGACGAGGAGATCAGCGCCGCGATCGCGGCATGGCGCGGTGCTGTCGAGCAGGTCCCGTCGACAGTCAGCGCGATCAAGGTCGGTGGCACGCGCTCCTATCAGCTGGCCCGCGAAGGCCGCGCCGTCGAATTGGCTGCGCGTGCGGTCCGTATCGACCGGTTCGACGTGCTCGCAGTGCACCGCGACGGTGACCTGCCCGACGTGGTCGACGTCGACGTGGCAGTGGACTGCTCCAGCGGGACCTACATCCGGGCGCTGGCCCGCGACGTCGGCTCCGCGCTCGGCGTCGGCGCGCATCTGACCGCCTTGCGACGCACCCGCGTCGGCAGTTTCGGACTGGAGCAGGCCCGAACTCTGGAGCAGCTCGCCGACGCCGCCGAACTCAGCTACTCACTCGATGAGGCGTGCCTGCAGGCGTTTGCCCGCCGTGACATCAGCGCCGAGGACGCTGAGCATGTCAGCCACGGCCGGCCCCTGGCGCCGGCCGGCATACCGGGGGTCTACGCGGCCGTCGCACCGGATGCGACGGTGATGGCGTTGCTGTCCGACGAGCGCGAGCGCACCCGCTCGGTGGTGGTAGTCCGTCCGGCGACGCTGTAG
- a CDS encoding cyclic nucleotide-binding/CBS domain-containing protein produces the protein MTEIPAAGSIRISTITGDAVIRVAADATVADVATAIVEREVGSVVVGDDPHPEGLVTERDVARVVAAGQNPAEVRAAEVASKNLIWCRADDTVAKVATRMMDRYIRHVLVERNGELIGVVSARDLLGVYAADAEQSALD, from the coding sequence ATGACTGAGATTCCCGCAGCCGGTTCGATCCGGATCTCCACGATCACCGGCGACGCGGTCATCCGGGTAGCCGCTGACGCCACCGTCGCCGATGTGGCGACTGCGATCGTCGAGCGCGAGGTGGGCTCGGTGGTGGTCGGAGACGACCCACACCCTGAGGGGCTGGTCACCGAGCGTGACGTGGCGCGGGTGGTGGCGGCCGGGCAGAACCCGGCAGAGGTCCGGGCCGCCGAGGTGGCGAGTAAGAACCTGATCTGGTGCCGCGCCGACGACACCGTCGCCAAGGTTGCCACCCGGATGATGGATCGCTACATCCGCCACGTGCTGGTGGAGCGCAACGGTGAATTGATCGGGGTGGTCTCGGCACGCGATCTGCTCGGGGTCTACGCCGCAGACGCCGAGCAGAGCGCGCTGGACTGA
- a CDS encoding SRPBCC family protein: MAKLELKRSLAIPAEDAWTHASNLSTLGDWMTMHQGWRSELPEDLKVGVTVVGVAGAKGMRNRVTWTVRRFEPPSALEISGEGVGGTRYKLAMTVASTGEGCTFTVRMDLGGAPLFGPIGLAAVRAVKGDIDTSIKRFEQLYG, from the coding sequence ATGGCCAAACTGGAGTTGAAGCGTTCGCTGGCGATACCGGCCGAGGACGCCTGGACTCACGCGTCAAACCTGTCCACGCTCGGGGACTGGATGACCATGCACCAGGGCTGGCGCTCCGAACTGCCCGAGGACCTCAAGGTGGGCGTGACCGTGGTCGGGGTGGCCGGCGCGAAAGGTATGCGCAATCGCGTGACATGGACGGTGCGCAGGTTCGAACCGCCGTCGGCACTGGAGATCAGTGGTGAGGGCGTCGGCGGTACCCGCTACAAACTCGCGATGACCGTCGCGTCGACGGGTGAGGGTTGCACGTTCACGGTGCGGATGGATCTGGGCGGGGCGCCGTTGTTCGGTCCGATCGGCTTGGCCGCCGTGCGCGCGGTCAAGGGCGACATCGACACGTCGATCAAGCGCTTCGAGCAGCTCTACGGATGA
- the mntR gene encoding manganese-binding transcriptional regulator MntR, translating into MSPDANPTDLSTVAQDYLKTIWTAQEWSREKVSTKLLAERIGVSASTASESIRKLADQGLVHHEKYGAVTLTEAGRRAALAMVRRHRLMETFLVRELGYSWDEVHDEAEVLEHAVSDRMLDRIDAKLGFPTRDPHGDPIPATDGRVPTPPARQLSVCQDGDAGTVARISDADPEMLRYFDTVGITLDCRVRVVARRDFAGMISVAVRGPAGRAGDHVDETTVDLGSPAAEAIWVVA; encoded by the coding sequence GTGAGTCCTGACGCGAACCCGACCGACCTTTCGACCGTGGCTCAGGACTACCTGAAAACGATCTGGACGGCCCAGGAGTGGTCCCGCGAGAAGGTCAGCACCAAGTTGCTCGCCGAACGCATCGGGGTGTCGGCCAGCACCGCTTCGGAGTCCATTCGCAAACTCGCCGATCAGGGCCTGGTGCACCACGAGAAGTACGGGGCGGTCACCCTCACCGAGGCCGGCCGGCGTGCCGCGCTGGCCATGGTGCGCCGGCACCGGCTGATGGAGACGTTCCTGGTGCGCGAACTGGGCTACAGCTGGGACGAGGTGCACGACGAGGCCGAGGTGCTCGAGCATGCGGTCTCGGACCGGATGCTCGACCGCATCGACGCCAAGCTCGGGTTTCCGACCCGAGACCCGCACGGTGACCCGATCCCGGCCACCGACGGGCGGGTGCCGACGCCGCCCGCCCGGCAGCTCTCGGTCTGCCAGGACGGCGACGCGGGCACGGTGGCCCGCATCTCCGATGCCGATCCCGAGATGCTGCGCTACTTCGACACCGTCGGGATCACCCTGGACTGCCGGGTGCGCGTGGTGGCCCGACGTGACTTCGCCGGCATGATCTCGGTGGCGGTGCGGGGCCCGGCCGGCCGCGCCGGCGACCACGTCGACGAAACCACAGTGGACCTGGGAAGTCCTGCCGCAGAAGCAATCTGGGTTGTCGCATAG